The following coding sequences are from one Paenibacillus sp. FSL R5-0912 window:
- a CDS encoding BMP family lipoprotein produces the protein MKKFYQLSLVMVMAFTVILAGCGNNNNANTNAGAATTAPTTDAAATEAPAATEAPKAVKLGLVTDVGGVNDKSFNQSAWEALQALETESGAEIKYLQSKSNADYEPNLNQFVKGGYDLTWGIGFDLGDAVLKVATENPTANLAIIDSVVEAPNVESVTFAENEGSFLVGVVAGLTTKTNKVGFIGGMESPVIKRFEVGFKAGVLAVNPSANVTITYAGAYDKPDTGKSLAATLYDAGNDIIFPAAGATGNGVFNEAKSRNKAGGTKVWVIGVDKDQSLEFGDDVTLTSMIKRVDEAVKKVSQQVVDGTFKGGTTTVLSLKDNGVGLPETSKANVSAEILAKVDEYSKQIIDGTITVPAE, from the coding sequence ATGAAGAAGTTTTACCAACTATCTTTAGTTATGGTTATGGCATTCACTGTTATTTTGGCAGGATGCGGAAACAATAACAACGCAAACACCAATGCTGGAGCAGCAACTACTGCACCAACCACAGATGCAGCAGCTACAGAAGCACCAGCAGCAACTGAGGCTCCTAAGGCTGTCAAACTAGGTCTCGTAACTGACGTGGGCGGCGTTAATGACAAATCCTTTAACCAATCCGCTTGGGAAGCCCTGCAGGCTCTGGAAACAGAATCTGGCGCGGAAATCAAATACCTGCAAAGTAAATCCAATGCAGACTACGAGCCAAACCTTAACCAATTCGTTAAAGGCGGCTACGACCTGACTTGGGGAATCGGCTTTGACCTTGGCGACGCAGTATTGAAGGTTGCTACTGAGAACCCTACTGCTAATCTGGCGATCATCGACAGCGTAGTAGAAGCTCCTAACGTTGAATCCGTAACATTTGCTGAGAACGAAGGATCCTTCCTGGTGGGTGTTGTTGCAGGTCTGACAACCAAAACTAACAAAGTAGGCTTCATCGGCGGTATGGAAAGCCCGGTTATCAAACGTTTTGAAGTTGGCTTCAAAGCCGGCGTATTGGCAGTTAACCCTAGTGCGAATGTAACGATTACTTATGCAGGAGCTTATGACAAGCCTGATACTGGTAAATCCCTGGCTGCTACCCTGTATGATGCAGGCAATGACATCATCTTCCCGGCTGCCGGCGCTACAGGTAACGGCGTATTCAATGAAGCTAAATCCCGCAACAAAGCTGGCGGTACTAAAGTATGGGTTATCGGCGTAGACAAAGACCAATCCCTGGAATTTGGCGACGACGTAACTTTGACTTCCATGATCAAACGTGTTGACGAAGCGGTTAAGAAGGTTTCCCAGCAAGTGGTTGACGGAACATTCAAAGGCGGCACTACAACTGTTCTTAGTCTGAAAGACAACGGCGTAGGCCTTCCTGAAACATCCAAAGCTAACGTTTCTGCTGAAATCCTGGCTAAAGTTGACGAGTACAGCAAACAAATCATCGATGGAACAATCACTGTTCCTGCCGAGTAA
- a CDS encoding ABC transporter ATP-binding protein, with the protein MSAAAPVVELKQITKRFPGIVANDSISLTLEKGEIHALLGENGAGKSTLMNIVFGLYQPDEGSIEIDGKPVIIDNPNKAIELGIGMVHQHFKLVEPFTVTENIVLGMEPKKGLKIDYKSAAEQVRKLSEQYGLQVNPNAKIHDISVGMQQRVEIMKTLYRGADILIFDEPTAVLTPQEITELMAIMKRLVAEGKSIILITHKLKEIMQISDRVTIIRRGKVIDTVKTSGTNPNELAEKMVGRGVTFKVDKQPAHIGEGILKLSDVRSKSKDGVAVLNGLSFEVKAGEILGIAGVDGNGQSELIQAITGLRKIDSGSITVSGKEIANLSPRKVSEMNVSHIPEDRHKHGLVLDFTVSENMVLETYYKSPYNQNGFLNKDVINRHAEDLVKQFDVRTPSIENKARSLSGGNQQKAIIAREIDKNPTLLIAAQPTRGLDVGAIEFVQKQLIAQRDQGKAVLLISFELDEIMNVSDRIAVIYEGQIVGEVFPQDTNDQELGLMMAGSLKRGGHADV; encoded by the coding sequence ATGAGTGCTGCGGCTCCTGTCGTAGAGTTGAAGCAAATCACAAAACGCTTTCCCGGTATTGTCGCGAATGACTCTATCAGTCTGACGCTGGAAAAAGGGGAGATTCATGCGCTGCTTGGTGAGAACGGGGCAGGCAAATCAACCTTGATGAATATCGTATTCGGACTGTACCAGCCCGATGAAGGCAGCATCGAAATCGACGGGAAACCGGTTATTATCGATAACCCTAATAAGGCTATTGAGCTTGGCATTGGTATGGTTCACCAACATTTCAAGCTAGTAGAGCCTTTTACGGTAACAGAGAATATTGTTCTGGGAATGGAACCGAAAAAAGGTCTTAAAATCGACTATAAATCCGCTGCGGAGCAGGTTCGTAAGCTATCGGAGCAGTACGGTCTTCAAGTCAATCCAAATGCCAAAATTCATGACATTTCGGTAGGCATGCAGCAACGGGTAGAAATTATGAAAACCCTGTACCGCGGAGCGGATATACTTATATTCGACGAGCCGACCGCTGTACTTACGCCTCAGGAAATTACTGAACTGATGGCGATTATGAAGCGGCTCGTTGCCGAAGGCAAGTCCATTATACTTATTACCCATAAGCTGAAAGAAATTATGCAGATTTCTGACCGTGTAACCATTATCCGGCGGGGCAAGGTAATTGATACCGTCAAGACCTCCGGCACGAATCCGAACGAGCTGGCCGAAAAAATGGTCGGACGCGGTGTTACCTTTAAAGTAGACAAGCAGCCGGCACATATTGGTGAAGGCATCCTGAAGCTGTCGGATGTCAGAAGTAAAAGCAAGGATGGGGTCGCTGTGCTGAACGGCCTCAGCTTTGAAGTGAAAGCGGGCGAGATTCTGGGGATTGCAGGAGTCGACGGCAACGGACAAAGCGAGCTTATTCAGGCGATTACCGGTTTGCGCAAGATCGATTCCGGTTCAATTACAGTTTCGGGCAAGGAAATTGCCAACCTCTCTCCGCGTAAAGTGTCTGAAATGAATGTCTCCCACATCCCCGAAGACCGGCACAAGCATGGACTGGTACTTGATTTCACCGTGAGTGAGAATATGGTGCTGGAAACCTATTATAAGAGCCCGTACAATCAGAACGGATTCTTGAATAAGGATGTTATCAACCGGCATGCAGAGGATCTGGTGAAGCAATTCGATGTACGCACGCCTTCAATTGAGAACAAAGCCCGGTCATTATCCGGCGGTAATCAACAGAAAGCGATTATTGCGCGGGAAATAGACAAAAATCCGACCCTTCTGATTGCAGCACAGCCTACACGTGGCCTTGATGTTGGAGCCATTGAGTTTGTTCAGAAGCAGCTGATTGCCCAGCGTGACCAGGGTAAAGCCGTATTGCTGATCTCTTTTGAATTGGACGAGATTATGAATGTATCTGACAGAATTGCCGTTATTTATGAAGGACAGATTGTCGGAGAAGTATTCCCGCAGGATACGAATGACCAGGAACTGGGTCTGATGATGGCGGGCAGCTTGAAGCGGGGAGGCCACGCGGATGTCTAG
- a CDS encoding ABC transporter permease, translated as MSRIKKIFATDTYIIPLIAILLGFLVGAIVMLIGGYDPVAAYSALFKRVFGSPYDFGEAVREMTPLMFTGLAVAFAFRSGMFNIGADGQVMIGMTAASVVGIKLGGVLPAFLLVPLAVIAAGVCGGLWAGIAGYLKAKRGINEVITTIMLNWIALFLSNYIVRTFLLLQGQNRSEDNPASLSMTFLFSTFDNARLHWGTVIALVAATFFYVYLWKTKQGYEMRAVGLNPHAAEYAGMNVGRNVIKAMFISGVFAGLAGAGEVLGVFHYQSVFAASPGYGFDGIAVALLGLTHPLGVILAAILYGTLTYGSAGMSFGADVPPELIRIVIGSIIFFIAAQGIVRWVLKPFYFKRKKEKVL; from the coding sequence ATGTCTAGAATCAAAAAAATATTCGCTACAGACACCTACATTATTCCGCTTATTGCGATTCTGTTGGGTTTCCTGGTCGGCGCTATCGTTATGCTGATTGGCGGATACGATCCGGTCGCAGCCTACTCGGCGTTATTCAAACGCGTATTCGGCAGTCCATACGATTTCGGTGAAGCTGTACGCGAGATGACTCCGCTAATGTTCACAGGTCTAGCGGTAGCCTTTGCTTTTCGTTCAGGTATGTTTAACATTGGTGCGGATGGCCAGGTAATGATCGGTATGACGGCTGCATCAGTAGTCGGCATCAAGCTTGGCGGCGTATTGCCTGCATTCCTGCTTGTACCTCTTGCGGTGATTGCAGCGGGTGTATGCGGCGGACTTTGGGCGGGGATTGCCGGTTACCTGAAGGCCAAACGCGGAATCAACGAAGTTATTACTACGATCATGTTGAACTGGATTGCCCTCTTCCTGTCGAACTATATTGTCCGGACATTCCTGCTCTTACAGGGGCAGAACCGTTCGGAAGATAACCCGGCATCGCTGTCGATGACTTTCCTGTTCTCCACATTCGACAATGCCCGTCTGCACTGGGGAACGGTTATTGCCCTTGTAGCGGCGACATTCTTCTACGTCTATTTGTGGAAAACCAAGCAAGGTTACGAAATGCGTGCGGTAGGTTTGAACCCGCATGCTGCAGAATATGCAGGGATGAATGTAGGACGCAATGTGATCAAGGCGATGTTCATCAGTGGTGTGTTCGCCGGATTGGCGGGCGCTGGTGAAGTACTGGGTGTGTTCCATTATCAATCGGTATTCGCGGCATCACCTGGTTATGGATTCGATGGTATCGCTGTGGCTCTGCTGGGGCTGACTCATCCGCTCGGCGTCATTCTCGCTGCTATTCTATACGGTACGCTTACGTATGGCTCTGCAGGGATGAGCTTTGGTGCTGATGTACCTCCGGAGCTGATCCGTATTGTCATCGGTTCAATTATTTTCTTCATTGCTGCGCAAGGCATTGTACGCTGGGTGCTCAAACCGTTTTACTTCAAGCGCAAGAAAGAGAAGGTGTTATAG
- a CDS encoding ABC transporter permease encodes MEVLGQLLNTTLVFSTALIFAALGGIFSERSGVVNIGLEGLMMFGAFAAAVGGYYAQEAGMGEWAPWVGVLCAMAVGVIGSLIHAVASITFKADQTISGTVINFLAAGSTLYMVKLIFDGSGETPLIDGFSKLSIPGLSKIPVIGEGIFNSYPTTYLAIILVIVIYFVLFKTPFGLRLRAVGEHPSAADTLGVNVNKMRYIGVMLSGLLAGIGGATITLTTTGTFAHNTISGQGFIAIAAMIFGKWNPLGAFGAAVFFGLSQAIRNYVQLFEWSKSIPQEFIFMIPYVLTIIVLVSAVGRSSAPKALGEPYDPGKR; translated from the coding sequence ATGGAAGTCTTAGGCCAACTGCTCAATACAACGCTTGTTTTTTCCACGGCGCTTATATTTGCCGCCCTTGGCGGCATCTTCTCTGAACGATCCGGTGTCGTCAACATCGGACTTGAAGGCTTGATGATGTTTGGTGCATTTGCTGCAGCAGTAGGCGGGTACTACGCTCAGGAAGCAGGAATGGGTGAATGGGCGCCTTGGGTTGGTGTGCTTTGTGCCATGGCTGTGGGTGTGATTGGTTCACTGATTCATGCGGTGGCTTCAATAACCTTCAAGGCCGACCAGACGATAAGTGGTACGGTCATCAACTTCCTTGCCGCAGGCAGTACACTGTATATGGTTAAGCTAATCTTCGACGGTTCGGGTGAAACTCCGCTGATCGATGGTTTTAGCAAATTATCCATTCCCGGACTTTCCAAGATACCAGTGATCGGGGAAGGGATTTTTAATTCCTATCCAACGACCTACTTAGCGATTATATTGGTGATTGTTATTTATTTCGTCCTGTTCAAAACTCCGTTTGGACTCCGTCTGCGTGCAGTCGGTGAACATCCGAGTGCAGCAGATACACTGGGTGTAAATGTAAACAAGATGAGATATATTGGCGTAATGCTGAGCGGCCTGCTGGCTGGTATCGGCGGAGCCACGATTACTTTGACAACTACGGGTACGTTTGCGCATAATACCATCTCCGGACAAGGCTTCATTGCCATCGCAGCGATGATCTTCGGTAAATGGAATCCGCTGGGTGCTTTCGGAGCGGCCGTGTTCTTCGGTCTGTCCCAGGCCATCCGTAACTATGTGCAATTGTTTGAATGGTCCAAGAGCATTCCGCAGGAATTCATTTTCATGATTCCTTATGTACTAACTATCATCGTACTGGTAAGTGCAGTCGGACGTTCTTCGGCACCTAAGGCTCTGGGGGAACCGTACGACCCGGGTAAACGCTAG
- a CDS encoding GNAT family N-acetyltransferase has translation MIRYRRPKQDDTVIFDLIEKQLVPLSHLPQTIINQVRKDLPRRLGQGVTLVACPDYESDPLGFVHFMLHGDLLYIDMLAIAPNARRRRYGNMLMDRAERFALSRACRRAKVSVDTGNTAGLAFYEKLGYSVARYQPQNYCYELEKQFI, from the coding sequence ATGATTCGTTACCGCAGACCCAAGCAGGATGACACCGTCATTTTTGACTTGATTGAAAAGCAGCTTGTCCCGCTATCCCATCTTCCACAGACGATTATCAATCAGGTCAGAAAAGATCTGCCCCGCCGTCTGGGGCAAGGCGTTACTCTCGTGGCTTGTCCTGACTATGAGAGTGATCCGCTGGGGTTCGTACACTTTATGCTGCATGGAGATTTGTTATATATCGATATGCTCGCCATTGCGCCTAATGCAAGGCGTAGGCGTTACGGGAATATGCTGATGGACAGAGCGGAGCGGTTTGCACTATCACGTGCATGCCGGCGGGCTAAGGTTTCTGTGGATACCGGAAATACAGCCGGTCTTGCCTTTTATGAAAAACTGGGCTACAGCGTAGCCCGTTATCAACCGCAAAACTACTGTTATGAGCTTGAAAAACAGTTTATCTGA
- the ilvB gene encoding biosynthetic-type acetolactate synthase large subunit, whose amino-acid sequence MSAQLPEEVRSIEQLREKWKNPEVITGSEVLLRSLVLEGVDTVFGYPGGAVLYIYDALYGFDDFKHILTRHEQGAIHAADGYARASGKAGVCIATSGPGATNLVTGIATAFMDSVPLVVITGNVFSSLIGTDAFQEADITGITMPITKHSYLVRDVEDLPRIIHEAFHIANTGRKGPVLIDIPKDVSAAKTLFTPVQQQGVNLRGYNPRTVPNKLQLDKLVKAIAAAERPIIIAGGGVIYSGAHEAMYEFVKRTEIPITTTLLGLGCYPSAEDLWMGMPGMHGTYTANNAIQQCDLLINIGARFDDRVTGKLDGFAPKAKIVHIDIDPAEIGKNVSPDIPIVGDVKTVLEMLIPDVKRAANADAWRTQIAQWKLDQPLRYKDSEAELKPQWVIQMINDTTKGEAIVTTDVGQHQMWAAQYYKFNHPRAWITSGGLGTMGFGFPAAIGAQMAHPERLVVSINGDGGMQMCSQELAICAINKIPVKIVVINNQVLGMVRQWQNLIYEKRYSYTDLAGSPDFVKLAEAYGVKGLRATNKEEAGAAWKEALETPGPVLVEFVVPKDENVYPMVTQGSTIDQMLMGDE is encoded by the coding sequence ATGAGCGCGCAATTACCGGAAGAAGTGCGGTCTATAGAGCAGTTACGTGAGAAATGGAAAAATCCTGAGGTGATTACAGGGTCTGAAGTCCTGCTGCGCAGTCTAGTACTGGAAGGTGTGGATACTGTATTCGGATATCCGGGCGGGGCTGTACTCTATATCTATGATGCTCTTTATGGATTCGATGATTTCAAACATATTCTGACACGCCATGAGCAGGGAGCGATTCATGCGGCTGACGGATATGCCAGAGCGAGCGGCAAAGCAGGCGTATGTATCGCCACTTCAGGCCCGGGGGCAACTAATCTGGTAACAGGAATTGCTACTGCATTCATGGACTCTGTTCCGCTGGTGGTAATCACCGGGAACGTATTCTCCAGCCTGATCGGCACAGATGCTTTTCAGGAAGCGGATATTACTGGTATAACGATGCCGATTACGAAGCACAGCTATCTGGTACGGGATGTTGAAGACCTGCCGCGAATTATTCATGAGGCATTCCATATCGCGAATACCGGACGCAAGGGTCCGGTGCTGATTGATATTCCGAAGGATGTATCGGCTGCGAAGACATTGTTCACGCCGGTTCAGCAGCAAGGCGTTAACCTTCGCGGTTACAACCCGCGCACAGTGCCTAACAAGCTTCAGCTTGATAAGCTGGTGAAGGCCATTGCTGCTGCAGAGCGTCCGATTATTATTGCAGGCGGCGGGGTCATTTACTCCGGAGCGCATGAGGCGATGTATGAATTCGTGAAGCGTACAGAAATTCCTATTACTACAACATTGCTGGGTCTCGGCTGTTATCCGAGTGCGGAGGATCTGTGGATGGGAATGCCGGGCATGCACGGTACCTATACAGCGAACAATGCGATTCAACAATGCGACCTGCTGATTAATATCGGTGCCCGGTTTGATGACCGTGTAACCGGTAAGCTGGATGGTTTTGCTCCAAAAGCCAAGATTGTTCATATCGATATTGATCCGGCGGAGATCGGCAAGAATGTATCGCCTGATATTCCGATCGTTGGCGATGTAAAAACCGTGCTGGAAATGCTGATCCCTGATGTGAAGCGGGCCGCGAATGCGGATGCCTGGAGAACGCAAATCGCCCAGTGGAAGCTGGATCAGCCGTTGCGTTATAAAGATTCTGAGGCAGAGCTGAAACCGCAATGGGTAATTCAAATGATTAATGACACCACTAAAGGCGAGGCAATTGTTACTACTGACGTAGGACAGCACCAGATGTGGGCTGCACAATATTACAAATTCAATCACCCTCGTGCATGGATTACTTCGGGTGGTCTTGGTACAATGGGCTTCGGCTTCCCTGCGGCAATCGGGGCGCAAATGGCACATCCGGAGCGGCTGGTAGTCTCCATTAATGGTGACGGCGGCATGCAGATGTGTTCACAGGAACTTGCGATTTGCGCGATTAATAAGATTCCGGTCAAAATCGTCGTAATCAATAATCAGGTACTGGGAATGGTCCGGCAATGGCAGAATCTCATCTATGAGAAGCGTTACAGCTATACCGATCTTGCCGGCAGTCCGGATTTTGTGAAATTGGCTGAAGCTTACGGAGTTAAGGGTCTGCGGGCTACGAATAAAGAGGAAGCCGGAGCCGCGTGGAAAGAAGCCCTGGAAACACCTGGACCCGTCCTGGTAGAATTCGTTGTCCCTAAAGACGAGAATGTCTACCCGATGGTAACCCAAGGGTCAACCATTGATCAAATGCTGATGGGGGATGAATAG
- the ilvN gene encoding acetolactate synthase small subunit, with translation MRHTISVLVNDQPGVLQRVSGLFGRRGFNIESITVGQSEEIGLSRMVIVTLGDQHTLEQIEKQLYKLIDVIKVIDLGSKPMVARELALIKVKADPAERPEIMGVVETFRASVVDIGTTSLLVQVVGETQKIDAMIELLKPYGIKELSRTGVTAMIRGNA, from the coding sequence ATGAGACATACGATTTCCGTGCTTGTAAATGACCAGCCGGGTGTGCTGCAGCGGGTATCCGGACTGTTCGGCCGCCGGGGGTTCAATATTGAGAGTATTACTGTAGGCCAGTCTGAAGAGATTGGGCTGTCCCGGATGGTTATCGTTACTCTTGGAGACCAGCATACGCTTGAGCAGATTGAGAAGCAGCTCTATAAGCTGATTGATGTCATCAAGGTCATTGATCTTGGCTCCAAGCCTATGGTTGCCCGTGAGCTGGCGCTGATTAAGGTCAAGGCTGATCCGGCTGAACGGCCTGAGATTATGGGTGTGGTCGAAACCTTCCGGGCCTCGGTAGTGGATATCGGAACAACTAGCTTATTAGTACAGGTAGTTGGAGAGACCCAGAAAATTGATGCTATGATTGAGCTGCTGAAGCCGTATGGTATTAAGGAACTGTCACGAACAGGTGTAACGGCGATGATTCGCGGCAATGCCTGA
- the ilvC gene encoding ketol-acid reductoisomerase yields the protein MAVTTYYEQDAELSVLKGKTIAVIGYGSQGHAQAQNLRDSGLQVVIGLREGKSFETAKNDGFEVLSVAEAVSRADVVQILMPDETQASVYKNEIEPNLKNGAALMFSHGFNVHFGQIVAPKDADVLLVAPKSPGHMVRRTYVEGFGVPGLIAIEQDATGNAKAIGLAYAKGIGCTRAGVIETSFREETETDLFGEQAVLCGGVSALIKAGFETLTEAGYAPEMAYFECLHEMKLIVDLVYEGGLATMRDSISNTAEYGDYVTGPRIITDETKKAMKEVLSDIQQGKFARDFILENQSGRAFLTATRRNEAAHPVEVVGSQLREMMHWIKK from the coding sequence ATGGCAGTTACAACGTACTATGAACAGGATGCAGAACTTAGCGTATTAAAAGGAAAGACAATTGCAGTAATCGGGTACGGAAGCCAAGGGCATGCTCAGGCACAGAACTTGCGTGACAGTGGACTCCAGGTTGTCATCGGCCTGCGTGAAGGCAAATCATTTGAAACTGCGAAGAATGACGGTTTTGAAGTATTGTCTGTTGCAGAAGCAGTATCCCGTGCAGATGTAGTGCAGATTCTCATGCCGGACGAAACACAGGCATCCGTATATAAGAATGAAATTGAACCGAACCTGAAGAATGGCGCGGCTCTGATGTTCTCCCACGGCTTTAACGTACATTTTGGTCAAATCGTTGCTCCTAAGGATGCAGACGTGCTGCTGGTAGCACCTAAGTCCCCGGGCCACATGGTCCGCCGTACTTATGTTGAAGGCTTCGGAGTTCCCGGCCTGATCGCCATTGAACAGGACGCAACCGGTAATGCCAAGGCGATCGGACTTGCATATGCCAAAGGTATCGGCTGTACCCGTGCAGGAGTTATCGAAACTTCCTTCCGTGAAGAAACAGAAACAGATTTGTTCGGTGAACAAGCTGTCCTCTGCGGCGGTGTATCCGCACTGATCAAAGCCGGATTCGAAACACTGACAGAAGCCGGTTATGCTCCTGAGATGGCATACTTCGAGTGTCTGCATGAAATGAAATTGATTGTGGACCTGGTGTATGAAGGCGGACTTGCCACTATGCGCGATTCCATCAGCAACACAGCTGAATACGGTGATTATGTAACTGGACCACGCATCATCACGGATGAAACTAAAAAAGCAATGAAAGAAGTGCTGTCCGATATTCAACAAGGTAAATTCGCCCGCGACTTTATCCTTGAGAACCAATCCGGCCGCGCCTTCCTGACTGCTACCCGCCGCAATGAAGCCGCTCATCCGGTAGAAGTGGTAGGAAGCCAGCTGCGTGAAATGATGCACTGGATTAAGAAATAG
- a CDS encoding 2-isopropylmalate synthase, which translates to MRKIYVFDTTLRDGEQSPGVNLNTREKVEIAYQLEKLGIDRMEAGFPAASPGDLAAVNAVARAVKNVTLIGLSRSRESDIDAVKEALQGAQDPCIHIFLATSPIHRQHKLRMDKAQVLETAQSAIRYAKKYFPKLEFSLEDAGRTERDFMAEMVSMAIREGANVVNIPDTVGYLNPSEYGAIFKFLKDTVPDIERVQLSAHCHNDLGMATANTLAAIQNGADQIEGTINGIGERAGNTAIEEVALALETRSEFFDAKTSLVLSEISRTSRLVSKLTGMVVPGNKAIVGANAFAHESGIHQDGMLKEKTTYEIMTPETIGLKESKLVLGKHSGRHAFRDKLSDLGYDVPEEELNAAFAKFKDLADKKKEVSDEDILALLEEKLIDTPETFSLQTIYVTYGNEATPTAKVIINGQEPQPIVAVAEGNGSVDAIYNAIDQATGEEVTLGDYSIKAVSRGKDAQGEVHVVLSQGEIAAQGRGLSTDILEASARAYLDALNKLIEKRKSLLPADQASL; encoded by the coding sequence ATGCGGAAAATATATGTGTTCGACACGACGCTGCGTGACGGAGAGCAGTCACCGGGTGTGAACCTCAACACGCGCGAGAAGGTGGAAATCGCCTATCAGCTGGAGAAGCTGGGAATTGACCGGATGGAAGCTGGATTCCCTGCGGCTTCACCCGGAGATCTGGCTGCGGTTAACGCAGTGGCCAGAGCCGTGAAGAACGTCACTTTGATTGGCCTCTCCCGTTCTAGAGAGAGTGATATCGATGCGGTTAAGGAAGCGCTGCAGGGTGCACAGGATCCTTGTATTCATATTTTTCTTGCTACATCACCGATTCACCGCCAGCACAAGCTCCGTATGGATAAAGCACAGGTACTGGAAACTGCGCAGTCGGCTATCCGTTATGCCAAGAAATATTTCCCCAAGCTGGAGTTCTCTTTGGAGGATGCCGGCCGGACAGAACGTGATTTCATGGCTGAAATGGTGTCGATGGCGATCCGTGAAGGTGCCAATGTGGTGAACATCCCTGACACTGTGGGCTATTTGAATCCTTCGGAATACGGAGCTATTTTCAAATTCCTGAAGGATACGGTGCCTGATATCGAACGTGTACAGCTCAGTGCACATTGTCATAATGATCTGGGGATGGCCACCGCCAATACGCTGGCTGCCATTCAGAATGGTGCGGATCAGATCGAAGGGACCATTAACGGCATTGGTGAGCGGGCAGGAAATACAGCGATTGAAGAGGTAGCTCTGGCGCTGGAGACCCGGAGCGAATTTTTTGACGCCAAAACTTCACTGGTCCTGTCGGAAATATCCCGTACCAGCCGCTTGGTCAGCAAGCTGACCGGGATGGTAGTGCCCGGGAATAAAGCCATCGTCGGTGCCAACGCCTTCGCCCATGAATCCGGTATTCATCAGGATGGCATGCTGAAGGAGAAGACCACCTACGAGATCATGACACCTGAAACGATCGGCCTCAAAGAGAGCAAGCTGGTGCTCGGCAAGCACTCCGGACGCCATGCCTTCCGCGACAAGCTCAGTGATCTGGGCTATGACGTCCCGGAGGAAGAGCTGAATGCCGCTTTTGCCAAGTTCAAGGATCTGGCGGACAAGAAGAAGGAAGTCTCGGATGAGGATATTCTGGCTCTTCTGGAAGAGAAGCTGATCGATACACCGGAGACCTTCAGCCTGCAGACGATATATGTGACTTATGGTAATGAAGCTACGCCAACGGCCAAAGTTATTATTAACGGGCAGGAGCCGCAGCCGATTGTGGCAGTTGCTGAGGGCAATGGTTCCGTAGACGCGATCTATAACGCCATTGATCAGGCTACTGGTGAAGAAGTCACCTTGGGAGACTATTCGATCAAGGCAGTCAGCAGAGGCAAAGACGCGCAGGGTGAGGTTCATGTTGTGCTGTCCCAAGGCGAAATCGCAGCGCAGGGCCGCGGACTCAGTACCGATATTCTGGAAGCGAGTGCCAGAGCCTATCTGGATGCGCTGAACAAGCTGATTGAGAAGCGTAAGTCGCTGCTCCCGGCTGACCAGGCCAGCCTGTAA